One stretch of Syntrophorhabdaceae bacterium DNA includes these proteins:
- a CDS encoding PHP domain-containing protein: AEVEEVLLRGDTKTSCRLVSGIEADLRVVEEKAFPYALLYFTGSKEHNVKLRGVAKKRGWKLNEYGLFEEESLIACRDEEEVYRALGLSYIPPELREDMGEVEAAAEDAIPRLVTFEDLRGTFHVHTSFSDGMDGLERMVEGARRMGFSYLGIADHSKSAYYAKGLKPDDVRRQWEAIDGLREGYPDFHIFKGIESDILPDGSLDYDDELLEGFDFVVASVHSGFTMKKEEMEARIVRALENPYTTMLGHPTGRLLLSRDGYNVDMYRVIDKAAENSVIIELNASRYRLDIDWRYLKYAKERGVMVSINPDAHSASGLGEIVYGVHIARKGWQESKDILNTRDVNDIKDTFKRLRYAKRHRVDHR; this comes from the coding sequence CCGCTGAAGTGGAAGAGGTGCTTCTCCGGGGAGATACAAAGACCTCGTGCCGTCTCGTCTCCGGTATCGAGGCGGATCTGAGGGTCGTCGAAGAAAAGGCCTTCCCCTATGCCCTTCTTTATTTCACGGGCAGCAAAGAGCATAACGTCAAACTGAGAGGAGTCGCAAAAAAAAGGGGCTGGAAGCTGAATGAATATGGACTCTTCGAAGAAGAGAGCCTCATCGCCTGCCGTGACGAGGAAGAGGTATACCGTGCCCTGGGTCTCTCATATATACCGCCCGAGCTGCGGGAAGATATGGGGGAGGTGGAGGCCGCGGCCGAAGATGCGATCCCCCGCCTCGTGACTTTCGAAGACCTCCGCGGGACCTTCCACGTCCATACCAGCTTCAGCGATGGTATGGACGGATTGGAACGGATGGTCGAGGGGGCGCGAAGGATGGGTTTCTCCTACCTCGGGATCGCGGACCATAGCAAGAGCGCCTATTACGCGAAGGGACTCAAGCCCGATGATGTGCGCAGACAATGGGAGGCGATAGACGGGCTGAGGGAGGGATATCCCGATTTTCATATCTTCAAAGGCATCGAGAGCGACATTCTCCCGGACGGCAGTCTCGATTATGACGACGAGCTGCTCGAGGGCTTCGATTTTGTTGTGGCCTCGGTCCATTCGGGGTTTACCATGAAAAAGGAGGAAATGGAGGCGAGAATAGTGAGGGCCCTCGAGAACCCCTACACCACCATGCTGGGACACCCGACCGGACGCCTTCTGCTTTCACGGGACGGGTATAATGTGGATATGTACCGCGTGATCGATAAGGCGGCGGAAAATTCGGTGATAATCGAATTGAATGCAAGCCGTTACCGTCTCGATATAGACTGGCGCTACCTGAAGTATGCAAAGGAGCGGGGCGTCATGGTCTCCATCAATCCCGATGCCCATTCGGCTTCGGGCCTGGGAGAAATCGTATACGGCGTTCACATTGCCCGCAAGGGGTGGCAGGAGAGCAAAGATATATTGAACACGCGGGATGTAAATGATATAAAAGATACGTTTAAAAGGCTCCGATATGCAAAAAGACATAGGGTCGATCATAGATAA